From the genome of Pelodiscus sinensis isolate JC-2024 chromosome 12, ASM4963464v1, whole genome shotgun sequence, one region includes:
- the LOC102458236 gene encoding uncharacterized protein LOC102458236 isoform X2, with product MRTEPSCPKAAVIFVTQKSREFCADPEESWVQEAVRRLDQTSAPQDPPPSSTVSSAAVPEDIGDLERLIGGTASVPRQAGVLTSPIPGAGTTVSQAVHGSGVRTEEPNTSTLIVQEAMSSSATPSSALNETGPPSTIYTEPTANGSKGSMRSVDSANKSTDSAMSPATEVSATVPSRFIADPTTAVKRPESPTGPTYKSSRNQTADVLASAPSAITADATAVVNGTEIAELSPAFLTTTAPLESVPSKPAIGLESLGQASENSTRKPTTVLKGTADATRGSTAQPTPPGGDTGSVSHRSGDERDTVHESMAGASPANYLSTVGREGPPHSSPESISPPGSLVFSFTGFLHQNRAQGASASPDVLVESTPSFLSASRTHTLSLVLLGSVLCICSAALWMYLKSKVFPGEPTKEMVQLLRIHQQGSRINDYAMEDV from the exons ATGAGGACAGAACCATCATGTCCTAAAGCTGCTGTCAT ATTTGTGACGCAGAAGTCTAGGGAGTTCTGTGCAGATCCAGAGGAGAGCTGGGTGCAGGAAGCAGTCCGACGGCTGGACCAGACAAGTGCCCCTCAGGATCCACCCCCCTCAAGCACGGTCTCTTCTGCAGCTGTGCCAGAAGACATAGGCGATTTAGAGAGACTCATTGGTGGCACTGCCTCTGTCCCAAGACAGGCCGGTGTTTTAACCAGTCCCATTCCTGGGGCTGGCACAACAGTCTCACAAGCAGTACATGGTTCTGGTGTGAGGACAGAGGAGCCCAACACCTCCACATTGATTGTGCAAGAGGCCATGAGTTCCTCTGCCACACCCTCCTCAGCATTAAACGAGACGGGTCCTCCATCTACTATCTATACTGAGCCTACTGCCAATGGCAGCAAGGGTTCCATGAGATCTGTAGACTCTGCAAACAAGTCCACAGATTCTGCCATGAGTCCAGCTACTGAGGTATCTGCCACCGTCCCCAGTAGATTCATTGCAGATCCCACCACTGCCGTCAAACGACCTGAGAGTCCCACAGGACCGACATACAAATCTAGTAGAAATCAAACAGCTGATGTACTTGCCAGTGCTCCTAGTGCGATTACTGCAGATGCTACAGCCGTTGTAAATGGCACGGAGATTGCGGAGTTATCCCCTGCATTCCTGACAACAACGGCTCCACTAGAATCGGTTCCCAGCAAGCCTGCTATAGGCCTTGAATCTCtgggacaggccagtgagaactCTACCAGGAAACCCACAACTGTTCTGAAAGGTACTGCTGATGCCACCAGAGGTTCCACTGCCCAACCCACACCTCCTGGAGGGGACACGGGTTCTGTCAGCCACAGGAGTGGTGATGAAAGAGACACTGTTCATGAGTCTATGGCTGGAGCCAGCCCAGCTAACTACTTATCTACTGTAGGCAGGGAAGGTCCTCCTCATTCTTCTCCTGAATCCATTTCACCCCCAGGAAGTCTGGTCTTTTCCTTCACAGGATTCCTACATCAGAACAGAGCACAAGGGGCTTCAGCATCACCAGATGTTCTCGTGGAGTCTACACCCAGCTTTTTGTCTGCATCCCGGACCCACACCCTTAGCCTCGTTTTGCTGGGGAGTGTTCTGTGTATATGCAGCGCTGCTTTATGGATGTATTTAAAGTCCAAAGTCTTCCCTGGAGAGCCTACTAAGGAAATGGTACAACTGTTGCGTATTCATCAGCAGGGCTCTCGAATTAATGACTATGCCATGGAAGATGTCTGA